The Dysidea avara chromosome 11, odDysAvar1.4, whole genome shotgun sequence genome includes the window GTAGTGAGAGAAAAAAAGATCGCGTTAAAATGCAATGGAACATCTCTGGGTTTTGAAAGAGGTAAAATATAAGTGGAGTGGGACCAAGTCTTTCTCCATTCATTGTGTGAGAGTTTCTTAAGAGATCAAAATGGAAATAGTTGGTGGGAACGAACAGAACTCTATGATCTTCACTTTAACAGACAGCAACAAAGTGTGAACTTGCACAATTTACTGTGATACTGTACCTCCATGACTGATAATTAGGGATGCTTCTTGCATGTCATGTTTCAACGTATCCTTGTACTGGTACACTTCAGTGTGGAACTGTGTGTTGTTGACAACTTCAGGAATGAAGGTGCTCTTGCCAGCCTGTACCACCATTTTGTTGTAGCCTTTAGATATGGCCAGCTATACAAAGGCCGTATTAATTAATACGACCTGCTATCATGTGTACCTTTATGAACTGTTCAGAAGCCACCGCCTTGACTAACTCGTCAAATCGTGTAGTCCCGACGGTGACAAATATTGATCTCTCTTCATTTGTTTCCATATTTTGACGATATCGTATTCTAATTTTTTCATTCGCGAACTTATTCTAAACCACCAGCGGTCGGTTTTTGTTATAACAACACAAAGAGTCCCGCAAAAGTTGACGAAGGGAGGAATGATGCATATCCTGCTGCTATATTTGCTCGTCACTGTCAATGGAACAGCAAGCCCTGGACTCGGCAGACATGGCAGAGTAGCTTAGCTCGCAGAGCAGTCTAGCTATGGTCTAGCTAAGCCAAAAATGTGTCACAGTTTACTGCACAGCACTGGACAATTGTGCAAGATTTTTAGCTACTGAGCTACGCTATTGTGATGTATGTCTTAACTGAGTGGTCAGTACGTATCTATCTAGTATATGGGTGTAGCTATGTGtatccatagataatatacgtaataaaggattggcaacgcgcataGCAACTAttagacaatcctcgttacggtcgcGTGACTTATTATGTAACTTATGCGCGTCTATTGTCATAGATACGGCTACCCGACATGAATGCTCCGCTTTATCGTTCCCAGTGCTGTTATTTCGCTATCCAGTAACAGAGAGGAACTACTCATGTAACCAGTATCGATCGTAGCGAGCTATCAACCAGCGGATTTTGGGCGCGGCAGCAACTTGGTGAGTCGTGGAGTCTTACCGTTTCACATGAGCATCGAATTCTATCAaggattcgatgcgctcctgGTAGCCAGCTACAGTAGGTCATAATAAGGATGGACTATGTAAACCAGGATTTATGTGGATTGTATGCTCGTTTAGGGCTTCAGCAGCAAATACCTTATATATCCAGTGGCAATGTTTTTTTAATGGAGAGCTCGAGATGGATattgggaatttgcttccccagtaaacgccaggtacccattgatgttgctGTGACAGCTCACCAGGTCCCCAACTGTATACAGCTGGAGCAGTGTGaacaaagtttcttgctcaaggaaacactaaatttcaaaaaacctggaacctttcaattaccaggctagtgctctagccacttggctatgctgcctcactgcCCTTGTCTCAACTTAgtggttgttgtggaactttgggttctgcgACCTCTTCCTGTGAGATCTATATAGTCCCAGGAGGATTCTGCACAAGACtatagtgcctgagtggtgcacaggcatcccagtgttggttttttttgggtgacaataggtacagctgCCAGCTTaggctgtgtgtatgtgtgtggtggagGACAAGAGTTCACTGAACACTCCATTCTGTTTTTGTTGTGTTGTTCACATGTGTGTCGTATTGCGTGGGTGACTAGGGTCACCAATGCCAGGGGTCAGTCACTCAGAAAATCCTCGAAATTCAGCTATCTTTATAGTGCATGTGCTGTTGACAACTGTTACTGTGTGCTATGACCATGTAAAGTGAACAACTAAATAGTGCAGTAAGCAAATTTCAATGATGAGATTTCCTTTTATATCTGgggccagtgttgggagtaacgcgttacgtaatattattacttttgtggtaactaagtaataacgaaatacgctataaaaacgggtaatataactcaaattactttacttacaaatgtaacgtgttacctaagtaatatagttactgtaacgagtctaatattatgtaatattattactacaagtaacaaaattgctaatctcgttagttatcctctgagtaacgcctagccacaacgaagtaacgaagcctactgaatgaagcttattcaccagcttcttacttataaccaagatctgcacattgtccaacaacgcaatcatgtcatgtgataaagtggtagtttcacacgtgacaacttaaagctgtggacacaaagtaatataatatgtaatattattatagtttttattttatgggtaatatgtaactgtaactaaatagttcagttgtaagtaatatgtaactagttaccttttcaaagtaactttcccaacaccgTCTGGGGCTAATTGTTtgtaggaaaccataccaaggggcCATATTTACATGAAAGATCTCGCAATGGCTGTTGTTTTAGGTATGTGAAAGTATCTGAAAAAAGTAATCGTTTGACAAATTTCTGAACTTTGATCAACAAAATTTCACTGAGTGACAGACCTCTCAACCAACATCTCTAAATTGTGTTATGTTTAGGGATTTCTAGTGTTTGTTAGAATTTCAATAATATAAATCTTTATCTAGGTtttacttggatttcacacttcTATTATAGCACAAAATGGAGTAGCCGACAGCCTCAATGGAGATGCAGGTATGCTTTGCATTGATCAATCAATGGAACATCCATCAGTCATTTATCTAGCTAACTCCAAGCCATCCTGGACCTGGAAGCCTCACTGATTTTGTGTGATTCCAGAGTTCAGAATTTAAGATTTCTTTATGAGATTGTGTGTGAGAGTCCCATGTCATTTGTGACTCTGATGGTTGTGATGTTGCTGCTGTTTTATCTGATATGAATACTACTACTAGTGCTTGAGTTCATTGAATGTAACACAGTCATGATTACCTTGACTGCTATACACTGGGATGTGGGACCTACTGGCAAATGCTCTACAggtgtacagtggaatctcagttatccaaacctgtATGTCAAaattgaatactctattagagtagcgagtgttctattagagaagttatttttcatactttGCAATTGACTAACATTGTGTAAAGAGATTTTGTACAAACTTCAGTTATCAGGTATCTGAGCTGCAGGTGGTGCCTAGGAGTTCAGATAACTAGTATAATATGTGTCCATTGTTTATATCAGTTATTATAACAAAGTGAACTAGCTAGACTTAGTCCACATTAGTTTCCAGCACTTGAAGGGAATGTCTATTTTTGTGGCAAAACACAAGGACGTCACTTGATATCCAGTGGATGGTATTTGCTGTGAGCTGCTACATTTATAGATAAGCTCATCATTCCCTGTCTAAGCTTGAAGTCACGATACACTACTCTTTACCACCAACAGCTCCTTCATGTTGATAACATGCTCTGTTCCACTACACTTTTTATATCccattttcacatactttgatggttaatgccacatctgaatttgagctcaTGCATATTTGCATAACACCACCATAACATTAAGCTCTCTTGTGCTGAATAGTAACTTGATGCTTCTCCTCATGGTACCACGACAAAACTCCAAAACCCAGCACAATGAAACAGCTTCAAACCATAGTTTGGGTAAGTGGTACGcctacacaaaacaaagcatGACACTCTACTAATGGTTACGATtagttatttatatattgttCGGAAAAAAGCACTTCAGTGTCCTTGTTAAAACTCCA containing:
- the LOC136238387 gene encoding UDP-N-acetylglucosamine transferase subunit ALG13-like — its product is METNEERSIFVTVGTTRFDELVKAVASEQFIKLAISKGYNKMVVQAGKSTFIPEVVNNTQFHTEVYQYKDTLKHDMQEASLIISHGGAGTTLEALTLDKPLIVVINDQLAGNHQTELAYQLQQDQHLIATHFGDLLETVRRLDPSNLKSYQPGNPKLFGEFLDRMMGFDNV